From a region of the Apibacter sp. B3706 genome:
- the asnB gene encoding asparagine synthase B: protein MCGFVGIFDLKEAGETLRPQALKMAKKIRHRGPDWSGIHCDKNAILAHERLSIVDIASGGQPLYSSDKKLILAVNGEIYNHKEIRKKFEGKYDFQTLSDCEVILALYKEKGVDLFEDITGIYAFVLYDQEKDAYLVGRDHMGIIPLYMGYDEKGQFYVASELKSLEGVCPDIKEFEPGKYLYSPDGEIKTWYHRDWMNFDSVKDNISDIQKLRKGLEDSVHRQLMSDVPYGVLLSGGLDSSIISAIAKKYASKRVEDNNNSDAWWPQLHSFAVGLKGAPDLLAARKVADHIGTVHHEIHFTIEEALDAISDVIYHIETYDVTTVRASTPMYLLARYIKSMGVKMVLSGEGSDELFGGYLYFHKAPDAQAFHEETVRKLDKLHLYDCLRANKSLMAWGVEGRVPFLDREFMDIAMTLNPKDKMCGNGKIEKHILREAFEDYLPEEVAWRQKEQFSDGVGYSWIDTLKETADKKVSDKQMERASERFPINPPMSKEEYWFRSIFEEHFPSQAAAQTVPSVPSVACSSAVALEWDEAFKNNPDPSGRAVKTVHTDAI from the coding sequence ATGTGTGGATTTGTAGGAATTTTCGATTTAAAAGAAGCCGGTGAAACATTAAGGCCTCAGGCTTTAAAAATGGCAAAAAAAATTCGTCATAGAGGTCCGGATTGGTCCGGAATCCATTGCGATAAAAATGCAATCCTTGCTCATGAAAGATTATCCATCGTTGATATTGCTTCCGGTGGTCAACCCTTATATAGCAGCGATAAAAAATTGATATTAGCTGTAAACGGTGAAATTTACAATCATAAAGAAATTAGAAAGAAATTTGAAGGAAAATACGATTTCCAAACTTTATCTGACTGTGAAGTTATTTTAGCTTTATATAAAGAAAAAGGGGTTGATTTATTTGAAGATATTACAGGAATTTATGCCTTCGTTTTATATGATCAAGAAAAAGATGCCTATTTAGTTGGCAGGGATCATATGGGAATCATTCCTTTATATATGGGATATGATGAAAAAGGGCAATTTTATGTAGCCAGTGAACTCAAATCGTTGGAAGGAGTTTGTCCGGATATCAAAGAATTTGAACCGGGAAAATACTTATACAGTCCGGACGGAGAAATAAAAACTTGGTATCATAGAGATTGGATGAATTTTGATTCTGTGAAAGACAACATTTCTGACATTCAAAAATTAAGAAAAGGATTAGAAGATTCTGTACACAGACAGTTGATGTCTGATGTTCCTTACGGTGTTCTTCTATCCGGTGGATTAGACTCATCCATTATTTCAGCTATTGCAAAAAAATATGCAAGTAAACGAGTAGAAGATAACAATAATTCGGATGCTTGGTGGCCTCAACTGCATTCTTTTGCTGTCGGACTGAAAGGTGCTCCGGATTTGTTGGCAGCCAGAAAAGTGGCAGACCATATCGGGACCGTACATCATGAAATTCATTTTACCATTGAAGAAGCTTTAGATGCGATCAGTGATGTCATTTATCATATTGAAACCTACGATGTTACAACAGTTCGGGCTTCTACCCCCATGTACTTATTAGCCAGATATATAAAATCTATGGGAGTAAAAATGGTATTATCGGGAGAAGGATCCGATGAACTTTTCGGCGGATATTTATATTTCCACAAGGCACCTGATGCTCAAGCATTTCATGAAGAAACCGTCAGAAAATTAGATAAACTCCACCTTTACGACTGTCTTCGTGCCAATAAATCCTTAATGGCTTGGGGCGTTGAAGGGCGGGTTCCTTTCTTGGACAGAGAATTTATGGATATAGCCATGACTTTAAATCCTAAAGATAAAATGTGCGGAAACGGAAAAATTGAAAAGCATATTTTAAGAGAGGCATTTGAAGATTATTTACCAGAAGAAGTTGCTTGGAGACAAAAAGAACAATTTTCAGACGGAGTGGGTTATTCCTGGATTGATACATTGAAAGAAACGGCTGATAAAAAAGTTTCTGATAAACAAATGGAAAGAGCATCCGAACGCTTTCCGATTAATCCACCAATGTCAAAAGAAGAATATTGGTTCAGAAGCATATTTGAAGAACATTTCCCTTCTCAGGCAGCAGCACAAACGGTTCCTTCTGTACCTTCTGTAGCCTGTAGTTCTGCCGTGGCTTTAGAATGGGATGAAGCATTTAAAAATAACCCTGATCCATCAGGTAGAGCCGTAAAAACGGTGCATACTGATGCTATTTAG
- a CDS encoding glycosyltransferase, with product MKENPILSIVVPVFNSGIYLKETIKSIEEVNFSYPYEVILINDGSTDSETLKILEDYNEKYTIINQENGGVARARNTGIENAKGQYILPFDSDDIMNGNYYDQALHTMLHDPTIDILYGDYIIFGSENRYNKSGKYNRLRLINSGCFLPNSSIYKKKVWEDNGGYDVTLSYAEDWDFWSRSAVKNYSFYYFNQPLYKYRRIHDGKSLSQSKVTNYNEAIKTLKNKIPASVFNQETISDYVVQSVRENRKLKIKLFLRIFFPKIFNYLKKKNLFPNGIVVE from the coding sequence ATGAAAGAAAATCCTATTTTATCTATAGTTGTTCCGGTTTTTAATTCAGGAATTTATTTGAAGGAAACTATTAAAAGTATTGAAGAGGTAAATTTTTCATATCCTTATGAAGTTATATTAATAAATGACGGATCAACAGATTCGGAAACTTTAAAAATATTGGAAGATTACAATGAAAAATATACAATTATAAATCAAGAAAATGGAGGAGTGGCCAGGGCAAGAAATACGGGTATTGAAAATGCAAAAGGTCAATATATATTACCTTTCGATTCGGACGATATAATGAATGGAAATTATTATGATCAAGCCTTACACACGATGCTTCATGATCCAACTATTGACATTCTGTATGGAGATTATATAATTTTCGGAAGTGAGAACAGGTACAATAAATCAGGAAAATATAACCGTTTACGGTTAATAAATAGCGGATGTTTTTTACCCAATTCAAGTATCTATAAAAAAAAGGTATGGGAGGATAATGGAGGCTATGATGTAACTTTATCGTATGCAGAAGATTGGGATTTCTGGTCAAGATCTGCAGTAAAAAATTATAGCTTTTATTATTTCAATCAACCCTTATACAAATATAGAAGAATCCATGACGGAAAATCATTAAGTCAAAGCAAAGTAACTAATTATAATGAAGCCATTAAAACTTTAAAAAATAAAATTCCGGCTTCTGTATTTAATCAAGAAACCATAAGTGATTATGTTGTGCAATCCGTTAGAGAAAATAGAAAATTAAAGATAAAACTCTTTTTACGCATTTTTTTTCCAAAAATATTTAATTATCTAAAAAAGAAAAACTTATTTCCAAATGGGATAGTAGTAGAATAG
- a CDS encoding N-acetylmuramoyl-L-alanine amidase has translation MRVLTIFNLKNILLITLIFFTGSLSSQKKDFTLVLDAGHGGHDNGARGAYANEKDVNLSLVLKVGAMIENNNKDVEVIYTRKTDEFIPLMTRADIANKGKANLFISIHCNSSPKSAPYGTETFVLGAHRNRDNFDVAKRENEVIYMEKDYQTTYEGFNPSSPESVIGLTLMQNIYLENSLKMASYVENNFKKENRFSRGVKQAGFLVLVQTAMPSVLIETGFISNPQEGQYLASEDGQNTIAKDIYEAFLSYKKEYDKKSEKKAEEEIQQVVEKPVDSNLSLKVQFLASFNRYSPNSLQLRGMKNVEIVKSNGMYIYYAGSTNLRSESEATLKIAKEAGFTDASIVEFNEKEVVTGLYYTIELFVSPKKYRERDAIFRGLNNVIRQKTDNNLYIYTSGKVSSYDSAKKLLEIYKKIGFSDAIISKTLS, from the coding sequence ATGAGAGTTTTAACAATATTTAACTTAAAAAATATACTACTAATAACTTTAATTTTTTTCACCGGCTCTTTATCTTCACAAAAAAAAGATTTTACCTTAGTTTTGGATGCCGGACATGGCGGGCATGATAATGGTGCCAGAGGAGCCTATGCCAATGAAAAAGATGTAAATCTTTCATTGGTTTTAAAAGTTGGAGCCATGATTGAAAATAATAATAAAGATGTAGAAGTTATTTATACTCGAAAGACAGATGAATTTATTCCATTAATGACCCGCGCAGATATTGCCAATAAAGGAAAAGCCAACTTATTTATTTCCATACACTGTAATTCAAGCCCTAAAAGTGCCCCGTACGGTACGGAAACCTTTGTTCTGGGAGCTCATCGAAATAGAGATAATTTTGATGTTGCAAAAAGGGAAAATGAGGTTATTTATATGGAAAAAGATTATCAAACGACTTATGAAGGATTCAACCCCTCATCACCCGAATCGGTAATAGGCCTCACATTGATGCAAAACATATATTTAGAAAACAGTTTGAAAATGGCCAGCTATGTAGAAAATAATTTTAAAAAAGAAAATCGATTTTCCAGAGGAGTAAAACAAGCCGGCTTTTTGGTTTTAGTTCAAACAGCCATGCCTTCAGTATTAATTGAAACCGGTTTCATCTCTAACCCTCAAGAAGGACAATATTTAGCTTCAGAAGATGGACAAAATACTATAGCTAAAGATATATACGAAGCTTTTTTAAGTTATAAAAAAGAATACGATAAAAAATCAGAGAAAAAAGCGGAGGAAGAAATTCAACAAGTTGTTGAAAAACCGGTGGACAGTAACTTATCACTAAAAGTACAATTTTTAGCATCATTCAACAGATACAGTCCGAATTCCTTACAACTTAGAGGTATGAAAAATGTTGAAATAGTTAAATCAAACGGTATGTATATATATTATGCAGGAAGTACCAATTTACGATCTGAAAGTGAAGCGACATTAAAAATTGCCAAAGAAGCCGGGTTTACAGATGCTTCTATAGTTGAATTTAATGAAAAAGAAGTGGTAACCGGTCTATACTATACCATTGAATTATTTGTATCACCTAAAAAATACAGAGAAAGAGATGCTATTTTCAGGGGATTAAATAATGTAATAAGACAAAAAACGGATAACAATTTATACATATATACCAGCGGGAAAGTAAGTAGTTATGATTCAGCCAAAAAATTATTGGAAATATATAAAAAAATAGGATTTTCAGATGCTATCATTTCGAAAACTTTATCGTAA
- a CDS encoding putative LPS assembly protein LptD, with product MINSSFKYNILYLFFLIFNILLAQEKRVKTLSDTVKIPTDSISVNKEKLENIVDTKGDEIRNVFSKKLTYLIHNAQVSYQDMTIKADYIVMDWNTGDILARGKVDSLGRIIDNIKFIQGGKEYEYTEAQFNMNTKQGTAFNIRTEEDEMAIIAKKAKRMKDEEYYMRGGFMTTDEYFKAKKDSIPDYGLSTNKMKVITGNNQKTIIAGPTTMYIEQVPTPFILPFLYLPSTGSNRQAGILIGTFGERQNKGFYLERWGIYVPIGEYLDLESRFGFYTKGSWMIDNRLRYLNRYKYSGNLNFIYEKNINSTKGLDDYSEIENYRITWSHLQDAKANPNLSFNASVNFMSQNYYNNSIYNQNALHGNVNNNQTSSSISLVKRFNNNPLTISLNTSASQNISTGDVTMVLPNVTVTMPQIYPFKPKSGPKKTIWHNIYMDYKMNLQNSLNTSTDDMFTSKMFKNSNNGMKNSTSIGTTSTLFNYFQLGINGNYREIWTTKTIRRDYNASTDKVETFNKDGFKTFRTFDGSLNLTTTLYGIANFKKGSMIQAIRHMISPTVSYGYMPDFSKDSWGYYGTYTDKDGKKVKYSYFEGNVMGNPSNYENSAINISLANNLEMKVRNKKESNGFKKIKIFESLNINTSYNFAADSLKWSPINASGSSSLFNSKLRVNYAMRVNPYKIVFDTPESTVGHAIDKFGYFTIVSYTMGLNFSLDESLFGEKKVIKYKKQGTVRYEKYYFDDENYAHFDMPWKLDVGLNYASTKEYNRNTNVSATVNLSGEISPSPYWKITASTNYDLESKEFGYTRLGFMRDLRSFNINFNWVPISSSYNKTWSFYIGVKAAILKDAVKYEAKNFNDNASF from the coding sequence TTGATCAATTCAAGTTTCAAATATAATATACTTTATTTATTTTTTCTAATTTTTAACATTCTCTTAGCACAGGAAAAAAGAGTTAAAACCCTTTCTGACACTGTAAAAATCCCTACTGATTCTATATCAGTTAATAAAGAAAAGCTTGAAAATATTGTGGACACTAAAGGGGATGAAATTCGTAATGTTTTTTCAAAAAAATTAACCTATCTGATCCATAATGCACAAGTCAGCTATCAGGATATGACCATTAAGGCAGATTATATTGTTATGGATTGGAATACCGGAGACATTTTAGCTCGTGGAAAAGTGGACAGTTTAGGAAGAATTATTGATAATATAAAATTTATTCAGGGAGGAAAAGAGTATGAATATACAGAAGCCCAATTTAATATGAATACTAAACAGGGTACGGCTTTTAATATTCGAACGGAAGAAGATGAAATGGCAATTATTGCTAAGAAAGCCAAAAGAATGAAAGATGAAGAATATTATATGAGGGGGGGATTTATGACTACGGATGAATATTTTAAAGCAAAAAAAGATTCTATTCCTGATTATGGTTTATCGACTAATAAAATGAAAGTTATTACCGGTAACAATCAAAAAACCATCATTGCAGGACCTACCACGATGTATATTGAGCAAGTACCGACTCCGTTCATTTTACCCTTTTTATATTTGCCTTCTACCGGCAGCAATCGACAGGCTGGGATTTTAATCGGAACGTTCGGTGAACGGCAAAATAAAGGATTTTATTTGGAAAGATGGGGAATTTATGTTCCCATTGGTGAATATTTGGATTTAGAAAGCCGTTTTGGATTTTATACTAAAGGAAGCTGGATGATCGATAATAGATTAAGATATTTGAATCGTTACAAATATTCCGGTAATTTAAATTTTATTTATGAAAAAAATATAAACAGTACCAAAGGACTGGATGATTATTCAGAAATTGAAAATTATCGTATTACCTGGTCTCATTTACAAGATGCCAAAGCTAATCCAAATTTGTCCTTTAACGCATCGGTAAATTTTATGAGTCAGAATTACTATAACAACAGCATATATAATCAAAATGCTTTACATGGTAATGTAAATAATAATCAAACATCATCATCAATTTCTTTGGTTAAAAGATTTAATAATAATCCCTTAACTATTTCACTTAATACCTCCGCTTCGCAAAATATTTCAACCGGTGATGTAACCATGGTACTTCCTAATGTAACGGTTACTATGCCTCAAATTTATCCTTTTAAACCTAAATCAGGACCTAAGAAAACCATTTGGCACAATATCTATATGGATTATAAAATGAATCTTCAAAATTCATTGAATACGTCTACTGATGATATGTTTACGTCAAAAATGTTTAAAAACTCTAATAACGGAATGAAAAATTCCACCAGTATTGGTACTACTTCCACACTTTTTAATTATTTTCAATTAGGTATCAATGGTAATTATAGAGAAATCTGGACTACAAAGACTATTAGAAGGGACTATAATGCTTCTACGGATAAGGTTGAAACATTTAATAAAGATGGATTTAAAACTTTCCGAACTTTTGACGGGTCCCTTAATTTAACAACGACTTTGTATGGTATCGCCAACTTTAAAAAAGGAAGTATGATTCAGGCAATCCGTCATATGATATCTCCTACGGTCAGTTACGGATATATGCCTGACTTCTCTAAAGATTCTTGGGGATATTACGGTACGTACACAGATAAAGATGGAAAAAAAGTAAAATATTCTTATTTTGAAGGAAATGTCATGGGTAATCCTTCCAATTATGAAAACAGTGCCATAAATATTTCTCTTGCTAACAATCTTGAAATGAAGGTTAGAAATAAAAAAGAATCCAACGGCTTTAAAAAGATAAAAATATTCGAATCTTTAAATATCAATACATCTTATAATTTTGCTGCAGATTCTTTGAAATGGAGTCCTATTAATGCTTCGGGTTCTTCCTCTTTATTTAATTCTAAATTACGTGTTAATTATGCCATGAGGGTAAATCCTTATAAAATAGTATTTGATACTCCCGAATCAACAGTAGGTCATGCTATTGATAAGTTTGGATATTTTACTATTGTCAGTTACACGATGGGATTGAATTTTTCTTTGGATGAATCATTATTTGGTGAAAAGAAAGTAATTAAATATAAGAAGCAAGGAACGGTTAGATATGAAAAATATTACTTTGATGATGAAAATTACGCCCATTTCGATATGCCTTGGAAATTGGACGTAGGATTGAATTATGCTTCTACAAAAGAATATAATAGAAATACTAATGTTTCTGCTACGGTAAATCTTTCGGGAGAAATTTCCCCTTCTCCGTATTGGAAAATTACTGCATCTACTAATTACGATTTGGAAAGTAAAGAATTCGGATACACTCGACTAGGATTTATGAGAGATTTGAGAAGTTTTAATATTAATTTCAATTGGGTTCCCATTTCTTCAAGTTATAACAAGACATGGAGTTTTTATATAGGAGTGAAAGCAGCCATATTAAAAGATGCTGTAAAATACGAGGCTAAAAATTTCAATGACAATGCAAGTTTTTAA
- a CDS encoding RidA family protein, which produces MKKIINTEKAPAAIGPYSQAIKVNNFLFVSGQIPVNPQTGEIPASIDDQTHQVMKNIEAILSKANLNWNNLVKTTIFLQNLSDFATVNEIYASYFSDAYPARECVQVSALPKNVLIEISVIATEL; this is translated from the coding sequence ATTAAAAAAATAATTAATACTGAAAAAGCTCCTGCAGCTATTGGGCCTTATTCTCAAGCGATTAAGGTTAACAACTTTTTATTTGTTTCGGGACAAATACCGGTAAATCCGCAAACTGGAGAAATTCCTGCTTCCATTGATGATCAAACTCATCAAGTTATGAAAAATATTGAAGCAATTTTAAGTAAAGCTAATTTAAATTGGAATAATTTGGTTAAAACTACCATCTTTCTTCAAAATTTATCTGATTTTGCCACGGTTAATGAAATATATGCTTCTTATTTTTCTGATGCATATCCGGCCCGTGAATGTGTACAAGTCTCAGCCTTACCCAAAAATGTTTTAATTGAAATTTCAGTTATTGCTACAGAATTATAA
- a CDS encoding YkgJ family cysteine cluster protein, protein MDLDKYKNEALKKASEHKKYLEKLKNKKPKKLDQELIEIHDKIFSHIDCLQCANCCKTTGPLFLEKDIERISKYLRMKPIDFIDQYLYKDEENDWIFKQLPCPFLDSSNYCSIYEVRPKACKEYPHTDRKKFYQINKLTLKNTVICPAAYEVVELLMKTIRM, encoded by the coding sequence ATGGATTTAGATAAATATAAAAACGAAGCATTAAAAAAAGCTTCAGAACACAAAAAATATTTAGAAAAACTCAAAAATAAGAAGCCCAAAAAATTGGATCAAGAATTAATCGAAATTCATGATAAAATTTTCTCACATATAGATTGCCTACAATGTGCTAATTGTTGCAAAACTACCGGACCTTTGTTTTTGGAAAAAGACATTGAAAGAATATCTAAATATTTACGAATGAAACCGATTGATTTTATAGATCAATATTTGTATAAAGATGAAGAAAATGATTGGATATTTAAACAATTGCCTTGTCCGTTTTTAGACAGTTCCAATTATTGTTCCATCTATGAAGTACGTCCAAAAGCATGTAAAGAATATCCCCATACGGATCGTAAAAAATTCTATCAGATTAATAAATTAACCTTAAAAAATACGGTCATATGTCCGGCTGCTTACGAAGTAGTGGAGCTGTTAATGAAAACTATACGAATGTAG
- the xerD gene encoding site-specific tyrosine recombinase XerD, which translates to MEWNLAINNFQEYLLLEKGLSQNTQLAYIRDIKKLIKFTDHDTSITPYTIDRFLIQDFIYDFAKKSSSAKSQARVISSLKSFFKFLQIEEKRQDNPTELLESPKIGLYLPDVLSHEEVVTIIQSIDLSQSEGERNRTIIETLYGCGLRVSELINLRLSDLYLDENFIRVIGKGNKQRLVPVSDWTIKYINLYKDSIRIHLNPKPKCEDILFLNRRGGQLTREMIFIIIKNIAEKAGIKKKVSPHTFRHSFATVLLKNGADLRSIQQMLGHESITTTEIYTHLDNQQLRDTIEKYHPFSIKKG; encoded by the coding sequence ATGGAGTGGAACTTAGCAATAAATAATTTTCAAGAATATTTATTATTAGAAAAAGGCCTTTCTCAAAATACACAATTAGCTTATATAAGAGATATTAAAAAACTAATAAAATTTACCGACCATGATACGTCCATTACCCCATATACTATAGATAGATTTTTAATTCAAGATTTTATATATGATTTTGCAAAAAAATCTTCCTCAGCCAAGTCTCAAGCTCGAGTAATATCATCATTAAAATCTTTTTTTAAATTTTTGCAAATAGAAGAAAAAAGGCAAGATAATCCGACAGAATTGCTCGAAAGTCCTAAAATTGGCCTATATCTTCCTGACGTGCTAAGCCATGAAGAAGTAGTAACTATAATACAGTCAATAGACTTATCCCAATCCGAAGGAGAGAGAAACCGTACCATTATTGAAACATTATATGGATGTGGCCTTCGTGTTTCAGAATTAATTAATTTACGACTTTCCGATTTATATTTAGATGAAAATTTTATTAGAGTTATCGGAAAAGGGAATAAACAAAGATTAGTACCTGTATCGGATTGGACGATTAAATATATAAATCTTTATAAAGACTCAATTCGTATTCATTTAAACCCGAAACCTAAATGTGAAGATATACTTTTTCTAAATAGAAGAGGAGGGCAGCTAACACGTGAAATGATTTTTATAATAATAAAAAATATTGCAGAAAAGGCCGGAATTAAAAAGAAAGTTTCCCCCCATACATTCAGGCATTCTTTTGCAACGGTGTTACTGAAAAATGGTGCCGATTTACGTTCAATTCAGCAAATGCTGGGACATGAAAGTATTACCACAACAGAAATATATACCCATTTAGATAATCAACAACTAAGAGATACGATAGAAAAATATCATCCTTTTTCAATTAAAAAGGGCTAA
- a CDS encoding nucleotide pyrophosphohydrolase — translation MSLKDIQFQVDQWIQSYGVRYFNELTNMAQLTEEVGEVARIISRRYGEQSEKESDKSKDLGEELADVIFVVACLANQTGIDLEKAFQKKLKATTQRDSERHHNNKKLQ, via the coding sequence ATGAGCTTAAAAGATATACAATTTCAAGTTGACCAATGGATTCAATCCTATGGTGTAAGGTATTTTAACGAATTAACCAATATGGCTCAACTAACTGAAGAAGTGGGAGAAGTTGCCAGAATTATATCCAGAAGATATGGCGAACAATCTGAAAAAGAGTCTGATAAAAGCAAAGATTTAGGAGAAGAATTAGCTGATGTTATTTTCGTAGTAGCTTGTTTAGCCAATCAAACAGGAATTGATTTAGAAAAAGCTTTTCAAAAAAAATTAAAGGCGACTACTCAACGCGACAGTGAAAGACATCATAATAATAAAAAATTACAATGA
- a CDS encoding 3-phosphoshikimate 1-carboxyvinyltransferase, translated as MREISINLSGSKSITNRVLILNSLFNNSLQLQNLSKSQDSQMMKDALSSKKHCIDIHHAGTAMRFLTAFFSIQENRETILTGSHRMKERPIKILVDALSQLGANISYVENEGYPPLKIKGKEIKSNIINLPSNISSQYITALCLIGTKLEKGLVIELEGKITSRPYITMTLQILNKIGIKTLFNQNKITIYPVSEIRKQQYIIESDWSSASYHYSICALSDNLTIKLKYLFEDSLQADRRAVDIYQKFFGINTTFNINEITLCKQPSFEYPNYIELDMNDCPDIAQTVALTAFGLRIPIKITGLETLKIKETDRLVALKNELEKCGGKVEITDNSFTLLKVNSFNANQKIETYNDHRMAMSFAPLKLLFPLEIKNPDVVVKSYVEFWNDMKFYGIKV; from the coding sequence ATGAGGGAAATTTCAATCAATCTTTCCGGTTCAAAAAGTATTACCAATCGTGTATTGATACTAAATTCATTGTTCAATAATTCTCTACAACTACAAAACCTATCGAAAAGCCAAGATAGCCAAATGATGAAAGATGCTCTTTCTTCTAAAAAGCATTGCATTGATATACATCATGCCGGTACAGCTATGAGGTTTTTAACTGCATTTTTTTCAATTCAAGAAAATAGAGAAACTATCCTTACCGGTTCTCATCGAATGAAAGAACGCCCTATAAAAATTTTAGTGGATGCGTTAAGTCAGTTAGGAGCGAATATTTCATATGTTGAAAATGAAGGATATCCTCCCTTAAAAATTAAAGGGAAAGAAATCAAAAGTAATATCATTAATTTACCATCAAATATCAGTAGTCAATATATAACTGCCTTATGCTTGATAGGAACTAAATTAGAAAAAGGTTTGGTTATAGAGTTGGAAGGTAAAATTACTTCAAGACCTTACATTACTATGACTCTCCAGATTTTGAATAAAATAGGAATTAAAACCTTATTTAACCAAAATAAAATTACAATATATCCTGTAAGTGAAATAAGAAAACAACAATATATAATTGAAAGTGATTGGTCCTCGGCTTCTTATCATTATTCTATATGTGCTTTAAGCGATAATTTAACTATTAAGTTAAAATATTTATTTGAAGATTCATTACAGGCGGATAGAAGAGCAGTGGATATTTATCAAAAATTCTTTGGCATTAATACTACTTTTAATATAAACGAAATAACCTTATGTAAGCAACCCAGTTTTGAATACCCTAATTATATAGAATTGGACATGAATGATTGTCCTGATATTGCGCAAACGGTTGCTTTAACTGCCTTTGGTCTACGTATTCCTATAAAAATTACGGGACTTGAAACATTGAAGATTAAAGAAACCGATCGTTTAGTTGCTTTAAAAAATGAATTAGAAAAATGTGGAGGAAAGGTAGAAATTACTGATAATTCTTTTACACTTCTTAAAGTCAATTCTTTTAATGCTAATCAAAAAATTGAAACTTATAATGATCATCGAATGGCAATGAGTTTTGCTCCTTTAAAATTACTGTTTCCTTTAGAAATTAAAAATCCTGATGTAGTTGTAAAGTCCTATGTTGAATTTTGGAATGATATGAAATTTTATGGAATTAAAGTTTAA
- a CDS encoding glycosyltransferase family 2 protein: MIYKVSVIVPVYNVEHYLRKCLDSLINQTCKKIEIIIVNDGSTDNSQLIIDEYALKYDNIKTIVQSNKGLSEARNTGIKNASGEFLAFVDSDDWIEKEMLHEMYNLAKKYSADIVLCSLQNTDDQGKIIKKLPELHQLPERIDLTQDFTIFGEMSCFACNKIFKRELFNDISFPKNMHFEDVATIPRLFLKAKTIAKSNKYFYQYLIRSGSITRNYSIKGINMFDAIEIVKHDFFKSIYFKNLHDWHKFTIFQGFYCFLAYYAYVSDYSSRKKMFSKLKETLKSEHISKKQIYTYNRFGKNYLSTLNLKKIIFYVLQLIKL, from the coding sequence ATGATTTATAAAGTTTCTGTGATTGTACCTGTATATAATGTTGAACATTATCTTCGTAAATGTCTAGATTCTCTCATAAATCAAACATGTAAAAAAATTGAGATAATTATTGTTAACGATGGGTCTACAGATAATTCACAATTAATTATTGATGAATATGCGTTAAAATATGATAATATAAAAACTATTGTTCAAAGTAATAAAGGGTTAAGCGAAGCTAGAAATACCGGTATTAAAAATGCATCCGGTGAGTTTTTAGCATTTGTTGATAGTGACGATTGGATTGAAAAAGAAATGCTACATGAAATGTATAATCTAGCCAAAAAATATTCAGCAGACATAGTTTTATGTAGCCTTCAAAATACAGATGATCAAGGCAAAATTATAAAAAAATTACCTGAATTACATCAACTTCCTGAAAGAATTGATCTTACACAAGATTTCACAATTTTTGGTGAAATGTCTTGTTTTGCATGTAATAAAATTTTTAAAAGGGAACTATTTAATGACATCTCTTTTCCTAAAAATATGCATTTTGAAGATGTGGCAACTATTCCTAGATTATTTCTAAAAGCTAAAACAATAGCCAAATCCAATAAATATTTTTATCAATATTTAATCAGAAGCGGTTCTATAACAAGAAATTATTCTATTAAAGGAATTAATATGTTTGATGCCATCGAAATAGTTAAACATGATTTTTTTAAAAGCATTTACTTTAAAAATCTTCATGACTGGCATAAATTTACTATCTTTCAAGGATTTTATTGTTTTCTGGCTTATTATGCATATGTAAGTGATTATAGCAGTAGAAAAAAAATGTTCTCTAAACTTAAAGAAACGTTAAAAAGTGAACATATTTCCAAAAAACAAATTTATACCTATAATAGATTTGGAAAAAATTATCTTAGTACTTTAAATTTAAAAAAAATAATATTTTATGTATTACAACTAATCAAACTATAA